TCTTTTCGTCTACGGCACTTCCCAGCCACCACCATCTGGCGCCGGGACGTGCTTCCATCGGAGTGTCCGGCCATTGTTGTGCTTGCATTACTCCACCTGTGGCGAGCAGGCAAAGAACTATCCATTGTCTTTTATTCATTATTCTTTCGGTGTGTTATAGTATTCTATGTTTTCTGCGTCATCAGTTACAAAAAGCGGTCGTCCGTCCGGTTGTTCAAAATGGAAGCGGATACCGTCGAAAGTGATGTTCCGTGCATGGCGGACGTAAAATCCTTTGGCGGGAATAGTGCCGAACATCCAGGGTTCGGGATATACTTTCTCCTGTTCGGGCGGAACACGTTTGCCGTCTTCTTCGCTATATCCTCCTTTATAATAGAGGTGGATATTACGGAAAGTGACGTCCTCAATACATGCACCCGGCACTCCGCTGATGATGGAGGCATAACGGCTGTCGGCATTCCAAACGTTGATGTCGCTGATAAGGATACGTTTCATGGTGCCTACAGGCGTACCTTCGGGGCTACGCATACGTGTGCCTAACCGGAGAAAGATAGGAGCGTTGACAATATTCCTCATCGTTATATTGTTGATAACAATATCTTCCAGATGTCCTCCGTCTACCGTTTCCAATGCCAGCCCCCTGCAATGTTCAAAGATACAATTCGTAATCGCAATATTGCGGAAGCCTCCGCTGCTTTCTGTTCCCAGTTTGATGCGTCCGGTGCGGTAACCATGATCGGGGGCTTGCGGTTCATCCAGTTGCCAGGTGCCATCCAATACACTTCCTTTATCATAACCGCTTACATAACAATCACTGATCGTCACATTTTCCGTATCCTGGAAACGTCCTAAACCGTAGGATGCTTTCAATACAATGGCATCATCCCAGGGCGAGTTCACCGTGCATTGGCTGATACGTACATTCCGGCAACAATCAATATCGAATCCATCCCGGTTTGTATCTACTTTCAGATTCAGAATAGTCAGATGATCTACTCCTGTGGCAAGCAGGGCGAAATGTCCGCAATGCAACATGGATAAATCTTTCAGAGTCACATTTCTACACTCCTTCAGGCTGATAGCCTTGTTGCCTACACCCGGCAGACGGCTTTCTTCGCGGGTCAGCCCTTTACCGTAGATAAGTCCGGGCCCACTGATCGTTATGTTCTCCAGCCCGATTCCCCAAATTAAGGAATTCTTCCAGTGGCTGTGTCCGAAATCCTGATATTTGTTATGTTCATTCGGTTCGGCACTATCATATCCTTCTTCTTTTCCGGGAAAGGCGGCAAGAATACATGTACCTTGCTCCAGATACAAATGAATGTTACTTTTTAACCGGATAGAATAACAGGCATATTCTCCGGCTGGTAAGTAAACCGTACCTCCTCCGGCTTTTGCAGCTGCTTCAATTGCACGATTAATAGCAGGAGAATCGATGGTTTTTCCATCCGCTTTGGCTCCAAAGTCCTTAACGTTATAGATTGCTGCCTGCATATACAGGCAACCGGCGAGTAGGCTGAGTAGTAGATATATTCTTTTCATCTTTGTATGGATTTAAGCTAAATGGAGATACTACTAGTTACCATTTTTACTATGTTTAGATTCATCAATCTTTGCAAAAAGATCCGGCAACATAAAATAATTATAATCTGCTTGTGCATTTTGCTCGTAGAAACAGAAATAAAGTTTACTGTTTGCTGCGAGCGGGCAGCGCCCTACGAGGACCGGACGATCTGTTCGTTTCCCCGATTCGTAAAGCAAGAGGGGAGTCTTGTCCTGGCGGCCGTTACTCAAACGGATATCTTCAGTGGGAGTGACTGCCTGCAAGGTGCGGAGTTTCATACTTTCACCATAATAGCAGGTGAAGGCTTGCCCTTCTACACTGAACACGTTTATATCCATGTCCGGCTGACAGTCTCCGAAACTCCAGAATAAGTTGTCTGCCTGCTGCAAGGAGGTGACTGCTACTTCGAGAATAAAGCCGCGGCTATCGGGCAGGGCTTTCCATTGGAAATGGATCCCTTCTACTTTTTCTTTAGGCTTCAGCCAGTGACTTTCATTCCCCTCCGATATTCCCAGCCGGAAAGTACCGGCAGGCGGAGTCAGGGATTGTGCCTGCGCATCAATGAGCAAGATTCCCAGCAGTACGGTGGTCAGGAGTTGTTTCAGCATAGTTGAAGTGGATATTACTTTGTTCATTTTCCTTTAGTTCAATAGCTTTTTTGTCTTTCATATCCAATGTTATTTCAGACAAATTGAAGTTTTTTGTATAGCAGATTTTCCCCGGTTTATGGGTCTGCGCTTCGATGGCATAAAGATAGAAATTTTCCAGACGCAACGAGTCATTCCAGCCGGAAGCAGAGATAAATTCATCTACATTTTCTGCTTTGATCTTCGATACATACACATTGCGGAAGTGCGGATAACCTTTTTCGGGTGGTGTTACCGGAGTCAGCATAACTCTCCAATGTTCCGGAATATCTTTCCCTTCATACTCTTTAGGTAATACACTGTAACTATAACTGGGATTCCAGTTCAGATCCGCAGCCAGTACGTGGCGGACTTTTTCTGCTTTTACATCGGTCATATAGATATTTTCGACCGTTCCTCCACGGTTCATGGCACTCTTTAACCGTAGTACAGCCGAGGTGCCTACTGCTTGAAGGTTATATCCCAATATATTTCGTATGCTGCCGGAGGTTTCGCTGCCACAGGTGATGAGACCTGCACCTTTGCGGGCTATACAGTTGCGTATTACTATATTCTTCGTGGGGAGATTGACACGCAAACCGTCTGCGTCGCGTCCCGATTTGATACAAATATTATCATCATTGCAATCGACGTCGCAGTTTTCAATCAGAATATTAGTGGACGAGTCGATGTCGATACCATCCGTACTGGGGCCGTGTCCTCCCAAGTTATTATTGATGACCAGTCCGTCTATGGTGCAGTTATTGGAATAAAGAACTTGGCATCCCCAAAAGCCTGTCCGCATCAGGGTGAATCCTTTAAGAGTAACGTCCGAACTGCGTTCCACGAGAATACCCCGTACACGTTTACAGTCGTAATCCACAATCCAACGCAACCCTTTCTTTTCATATTCTTTCCGCATTTCCCAGTATTTATCCCAGAATACTTTGCCCCGACAATCCAGCGTTCCCTCTCCACTGACGGCAGCGTTCTTTTCGTTGACAATGTTGATCACTGCTGACGGCCATGTCATTTCAATACCTGCAATTCGTGAGCGGAATTCGGGATAATGATGAATGTGAGGACTAGCCAGTAGAGTCACTCCTTTATCCAGTTGCAGGTTGACACCGCTTTTTACAAACAATGCCCCTGTCTGATAATATCCCGGTTGCAGGATGACCGTGCCTCCACCGGAGACGGAGCAACTGTCGATTGCTTTCTGGATAGCCTCCGTGCTGAGCACTGTGCTGTCTGCTACTGCGCCAAAAGAATTGGCGGATAAAATAAGACTGTTTCCGGGCATTTGCCGGCTTCCTACACTGTCAGCCCATGACAAATCCGGTTGTTGCGGTACTTGCCCCCATTCGAAGCTGTTACTTCCTGCTTGTTTGGCTGGAGTACATGCTATAAAAAACGACCCCGCAACGAGTAGGGGAAGGATGTTTTTACTTTTCATATAGGTCAATATTGGGATTCTTTAATTTCCGTCCGGTTTCTCTATTTCTGTGAAAGGTGATTCGTTCCAATGGAATGTATTCACGTCATCCGGGTGTGCCGGGTCGTATGCCGGATCTATTTTCAAGTGTTTGGCTAACTCGGGTACGGCTTTCTTCATACCTTCAATCACACACTGGGCTATCTGGTAAGCGCCATAAGGGTTAAAGTGGGTATTGTCTTCAAAAGCCTTGGTCTGTCCGGGATAAGTCCCTGCCGGATAGTGTACGAAGGCGCGTTTGGATGTTTCCGTGCCTAACGCTTCATATAATGTCCGAGTCATTTCGTTGAGGTCAATCAAAGGTATATTTTCTTTGGCGGCCAGCCAACGCATAGCTTCCGGATAATCTTCGTGTGTGTCGCGGATATGTCCGGTCGCGTCAAAGCTCCGGCGTTGGGTGGGAGTAACCAGTACGGGATATACTCCACGTGCCCGTGCTTCGTCGATGAATGTTTTCAGGCTGGTCATAAAAGAGTAGTAAGCTCCTTTTCCAGGACCTTTCTGCTTCTGATCGTTATGTCCGAACTCCATGAAGAGATAATCGCCTTTCTTCATCTGGCTCAATGCTTTTTTCAAACGTCCTGCTCCTATAAAAGTATTGGCCGATTCACCGGATTCCGCATAATTGGCAATGCAAACATCTGTTCCGAAGAAATGAGGAATCATTTGTCCCCAGCTAGCCCAAGGCTCATTGTCCTGATCGACTACCGTACTGTTTCCGCACAGAAAAACAGTGATAACCGACGGATCGGCAGGTTCGATACGGATACTTTGACACACAGGTGCATCTCCATTAAATTCCAATGTCAGTTTATCATCCCAGTTCAGTTTCGCTTTCTCACGGGGCTTGATTCGTACATATTCTTTTTCGGAAATACGAGGGTTACGCTTATTGATGATAAATGTTTCGTCTATGAATTGTCCTTTTTTAGTTGGCAGGTTTTCAACAAACAGCCGGCGTGACTCACCTCTTATGGTGGTCACTCCTGCCTGTTTTTTATTTCCCAGGCGTACGGTAACTTTGTAATTTCCGTCCGGAACACGGACAGAGAAGAAGAAAGGTGATTTGCTCCCTTTCTCGGGCGTGGCGGTGAGATCGTATCCGTATCCCGTCTCCTTGCTATATCGGGGGGCGTCCGACAGTTGGTAGGTTCGGACTTCTTCTTGGGCATTGACGGTCATTGCAGTCAAGAGTAGTAAGCCTATGATAGTGGTTTTCATTATAAGTAATATGAATGTATATTAATTTATGTAATCCGTGCCTGATAATTTCCTTTTTAGTTAATTTTCGGTTTGAGCTCGTCCGGTGAATCTTTGGTATAAGATTTCACATCTCCTGCTACTTTGGTGAACAATGCTTGTATCACTTCCGGGGTAATAGTTGCTGACGGGCGGAAAGCATCCGAATTCATATAATCCAGGATTGCTTTGTGCATTTGTCGGGCAACGATTCGTTTCTCCGGTTGAGAAGTGATATCCATACTGGTCATCATCAGTTTACCGTTCAATACGTTTGCTTCAAACAACATTCCGATTTTCCGGCTGATGAACCAAGTATCGATGCTTTGAACGGTTGGCTGGAATTCTGCCGGGAAGTCGGTAAATTGCATCACCTGGGCTTTATTCAATAATTCCCACCATTGCAGGTTACTATGAAATTCCGTAGGAAATTCACGGAAAAGAGGATGATATTCATTCAGGAAAATACCGGTTGTGTGCGGCGGGCGCATTTTGAACCAGGAAGTATTCCAGAATACCGGAGTAAAGTATTGTTTGACTTCTTTGCCGTATTGAATCTTTCCAGCTGCCGTAATCAAAACGTTGCCGCCTTCCTGCAATACCGATAAAGCTTTGGCATCCAGTGTATCCGTGGTATATACCTCACCCTGTGTCAGTTCCACTTGTGCAGGATATACCCAAAAATCCCAGTCATTGATGGCATCGCTGCCTTCAATACATACTTCCAGATTTAGTTTCTGCGGAGTATCGATCCCCTTCAGGCTCATATCCACACTACCTAGTGCACAAAGGTTTCCAATAGGAATCGTTTGTGTGCCGACAGCTCCTTTGGCATACACCTTTCCGAACTTGTCTTTGATGGTATAGCTGGTTTTTGCTCCTTGCAGAGGGGCTGCACCAAAGTGGGAAACTTCGATGTCGGCATGGAATGTTTCATCATTGGTATATACAAACTTCGGAATACGGGCTAAGGGCACAGTCGGGCTGCAAAAACGTCTGAATTGTTCTGCGTTGATATATCCTTTCTCTTCAAAAAATACATCCAGTACGCCGACCAATGCCGTTCCCTGACCCGAATAATCGTTGAGAGCCAGCAATTGGAAACCTGCATAATCGGGAGTGCGCAATGTTTTTTCAATCTCATGCTTATAACAAAGTGCCTGCAGTTTGCCCGACGCCATCATAAAATCATAACTTTGGCTTCCCATGTGGTTATCATTCAGAATATCCCTGAATATCTCAAAGTTCTTCGCCTTGTTGACTCCGGTATATTTGCGGATTTCGTTAAAGTTCGGGAATACGCACCATTGACCTGTTTCATGTGATACATACGGTTGTTTCACGGTGTCTATCCTCGCACGATAATCCGATTTACTTTCCGGTCGTGCACCTGCCCAACTCAAACCGCGTGCTCCGGCTTTCACATGGTATTCATTGTGAGGTTGCCATTGCCAGCTGTTTCCAACAGAAGCTCCCGTATATACACGACGTGGATCTGTCGCTTTCCAATAATCGACAAACTTGCTCACCCATGCCACCCAGCGTCCGGAAGGTTCGTTACCACAAGCCAGCATACAGTAAGATGCATAATTTCCGTATTCTTTAGTCAGGGCAATTGTTTCGTCCATCAGATATTTGTCGATTGGCTGTCCGTTACCCAGTCTTGGTCCGTGATTCGGCCAACTCGGACCTTCCGGTTGCAGATAGAAACCGACCAGATCGGCTGCGATAAAAGCAGCTTCCGGTGGGCAGAAAGAATGAAAACGCATGTGATTCAAACCATAGTTGCGGCAAATGCGGAACACCCGCTTCCAGGAAGCTACATCCATCGGGGCATAACCGGTCAATGGGAAATCACAGTTTTCCACTGTGCCGCGAAGCATTGTTTTGCGACCATTGACGTAGAACCATTTTCCTTCTATCTTGAAATCGCGCATTCCAAATTGTACCTGTTTGATGTCGGCCTGTTTACCGTTGGTCAGTTTTGCTGTCAGTTTATACAGTGCTGGATTGAACTCATCCCATGTGAGGAAATTTTTTCCCATAGGAAGCTCCATCTCTATCGCATTGTCTCCCGGACGGATACGGAAGCTTTGCTGAACAGGAGCTACTTTGTGTTGAGTGTCCGCATTGAAACTTTCGGCAGAAAGTGTAATATCTCCTTTGGTGGAAGAGGCAGACTGTATGTTCATGCGTACCAGTGCTTTCTGATTGCGTAAATCAGGGTATATCTGGATGTCTTCAAAATGAACTTTAGGAGTGGCCTGTAATTCAATTCGTCCTACAATTCCGTTCCAGTTACCTTGGGTCTGGTCGGTGATGCTGTGAGAGTCGGGACCTACATTGATTTCTTTGATGCGGTTGTCGATGCGGATAGTAATCAGGCAGGTTTTGCCGGGAGTAACAGCCGAAGTCAGATCATACACATGAGGAACACAAAGACTGTTCTGCATACCGAGCTTCTGTTGATTGACCCATACGGTCGTTTCGATGTGCGGGCGTTCCAGGAAAAGAGTGATTCTTTCTCCTCTCCAGTTGGAAGGTATTGTAACTTTCTTTTGATACCAGGCTACCCCTACGTGATGTTTGTCGGGAGTCAGGAAAAAGGGAAGTTTCACTTGCCCTTCTATTCTATATTTCTCCATGTATGGATTGAAATAGTAAGAGCTGTCGTACAAGCTTCCGGTCCACCGGGTGCGGGCGGTTACTTCATCTCCTTTCAGCTTTTCGGGCATGGAGCCGGGGAGATTAATCTGATCATCAAGGCTTTTTTTAAACCATTGTTCCTTGGTGCCGATATCTTCCCGGTCTATCTGGAAATTCCATTTGCCGGATAAACTGAAAGAATGATTTTGCCCCGTTGCGGTCAGTATAGAGGCAAATACGATGGCAATACTTACTAAAAGTTGTTTCATGATATATAGAATTGATATGTTTTTCATCTCTATTATAAAATCTGCCGCTAAAGTAGAGCTTTTTAAGGGTTTAGTAAATAGAAAGATGTACAGATACATAGAATATTGTATCAAAATGCACTTATGGGGCGGGTGGTGTACAAAACTACATGGATTTGAAATATTATCCATGCTCTTTATTTTTGAGGAGGTTGGGAGATACCTTATCTTTGCGGGGTAAACTTTTTAATCTTAAAAGGAAACATGAAAAAAATAGTTGTTTGGATGGCTCTAAGTCTTTGCTCGGTAATGACAATCTTTGCCGGTGAGACTGCTTATCTCTTTTCTTATTTCATCAATGGCAGTAAAGATGGATTGCATTTAGCTTATAGTTATGACGGGTTGAACTGGATGCCTTTGAATGGCGGACGCTCTTATCTGACACCTTCCGTCGGTAAAGATAAATTAATGCGTGACCCGAGTATTTGCCAGGCTCCGGACGGAACTTTCCACATGGTCTGGACTTCCAGTTGGACCGATCGGATTATCGG
The Bacteroides caecimuris DNA segment above includes these coding regions:
- a CDS encoding glycoside hydrolase family 28 protein; its protein translation is MKRIYLLLSLLAGCLYMQAAIYNVKDFGAKADGKTIDSPAINRAIEAAAKAGGGTVYLPAGEYACYSIRLKSNIHLYLEQGTCILAAFPGKEEGYDSAEPNEHNKYQDFGHSHWKNSLIWGIGLENITISGPGLIYGKGLTREESRLPGVGNKAISLKECRNVTLKDLSMLHCGHFALLATGVDHLTILNLKVDTNRDGFDIDCCRNVRISQCTVNSPWDDAIVLKASYGLGRFQDTENVTISDCYVSGYDKGSVLDGTWQLDEPQAPDHGYRTGRIKLGTESSGGFRNIAITNCIFEHCRGLALETVDGGHLEDIVINNITMRNIVNAPIFLRLGTRMRSPEGTPVGTMKRILISDINVWNADSRYASIISGVPGACIEDVTFRNIHLYYKGGYSEEDGKRVPPEQEKVYPEPWMFGTIPAKGFYVRHARNITFDGIRFHFEQPDGRPLFVTDDAENIEYYNTPKE
- a CDS encoding DUF4450 domain-containing protein, which produces MLKQLLTTVLLGILLIDAQAQSLTPPAGTFRLGISEGNESHWLKPKEKVEGIHFQWKALPDSRGFILEVAVTSLQQADNLFWSFGDCQPDMDINVFSVEGQAFTCYYGESMKLRTLQAVTPTEDIRLSNGRQDKTPLLLYESGKRTDRPVLVGRCPLAANSKLYFCFYEQNAQADYNYFMLPDLFAKIDESKHSKNGN
- a CDS encoding glycoside hydrolase family 28 protein; amino-acid sequence: MKSKNILPLLVAGSFFIACTPAKQAGSNSFEWGQVPQQPDLSWADSVGSRQMPGNSLILSANSFGAVADSTVLSTEAIQKAIDSCSVSGGGTVILQPGYYQTGALFVKSGVNLQLDKGVTLLASPHIHHYPEFRSRIAGIEMTWPSAVINIVNEKNAAVSGEGTLDCRGKVFWDKYWEMRKEYEKKGLRWIVDYDCKRVRGILVERSSDVTLKGFTLMRTGFWGCQVLYSNNCTIDGLVINNNLGGHGPSTDGIDIDSSTNILIENCDVDCNDDNICIKSGRDADGLRVNLPTKNIVIRNCIARKGAGLITCGSETSGSIRNILGYNLQAVGTSAVLRLKSAMNRGGTVENIYMTDVKAEKVRHVLAADLNWNPSYSYSVLPKEYEGKDIPEHWRVMLTPVTPPEKGYPHFRNVYVSKIKAENVDEFISASGWNDSLRLENFYLYAIEAQTHKPGKICYTKNFNLSEITLDMKDKKAIELKENEQSNIHFNYAETTPDHRTAGNLAH
- a CDS encoding rhamnogalacturonan acetylesterase, with amino-acid sequence MKTTIIGLLLLTAMTVNAQEEVRTYQLSDAPRYSKETGYGYDLTATPEKGSKSPFFFSVRVPDGNYKVTVRLGNKKQAGVTTIRGESRRLFVENLPTKKGQFIDETFIINKRNPRISEKEYVRIKPREKAKLNWDDKLTLEFNGDAPVCQSIRIEPADPSVITVFLCGNSTVVDQDNEPWASWGQMIPHFFGTDVCIANYAESGESANTFIGAGRLKKALSQMKKGDYLFMEFGHNDQKQKGPGKGAYYSFMTSLKTFIDEARARGVYPVLVTPTQRRSFDATGHIRDTHEDYPEAMRWLAAKENIPLIDLNEMTRTLYEALGTETSKRAFVHYPAGTYPGQTKAFEDNTHFNPYGAYQIAQCVIEGMKKAVPELAKHLKIDPAYDPAHPDDVNTFHWNESPFTEIEKPDGN
- a CDS encoding sugar-binding domain-containing protein; protein product: MKQLLVSIAIVFASILTATGQNHSFSLSGKWNFQIDREDIGTKEQWFKKSLDDQINLPGSMPEKLKGDEVTARTRWTGSLYDSSYYFNPYMEKYRIEGQVKLPFFLTPDKHHVGVAWYQKKVTIPSNWRGERITLFLERPHIETTVWVNQQKLGMQNSLCVPHVYDLTSAVTPGKTCLITIRIDNRIKEINVGPDSHSITDQTQGNWNGIVGRIELQATPKVHFEDIQIYPDLRNQKALVRMNIQSASSTKGDITLSAESFNADTQHKVAPVQQSFRIRPGDNAIEMELPMGKNFLTWDEFNPALYKLTAKLTNGKQADIKQVQFGMRDFKIEGKWFYVNGRKTMLRGTVENCDFPLTGYAPMDVASWKRVFRICRNYGLNHMRFHSFCPPEAAFIAADLVGFYLQPEGPSWPNHGPRLGNGQPIDKYLMDETIALTKEYGNYASYCMLACGNEPSGRWVAWVSKFVDYWKATDPRRVYTGASVGNSWQWQPHNEYHVKAGARGLSWAGARPESKSDYRARIDTVKQPYVSHETGQWCVFPNFNEIRKYTGVNKAKNFEIFRDILNDNHMGSQSYDFMMASGKLQALCYKHEIEKTLRTPDYAGFQLLALNDYSGQGTALVGVLDVFFEEKGYINAEQFRRFCSPTVPLARIPKFVYTNDETFHADIEVSHFGAAPLQGAKTSYTIKDKFGKVYAKGAVGTQTIPIGNLCALGSVDMSLKGIDTPQKLNLEVCIEGSDAINDWDFWVYPAQVELTQGEVYTTDTLDAKALSVLQEGGNVLITAAGKIQYGKEVKQYFTPVFWNTSWFKMRPPHTTGIFLNEYHPLFREFPTEFHSNLQWWELLNKAQVMQFTDFPAEFQPTVQSIDTWFISRKIGMLFEANVLNGKLMMTSMDITSQPEKRIVARQMHKAILDYMNSDAFRPSATITPEVIQALFTKVAGDVKSYTKDSPDELKPKIN